The Thiorhodovibrio frisius genome segment CTTGTCCGCGAGGCGGCGATTATCGATGGGATAGCGGCCCTCGGAGATGGCGTCGCGAATCTCCTGCACCCGTTCGGCATCGAAAGGCGGATTGGCAGCATCAGCCTGAGCCGCGCTCAGCGCACGCGCAATGGCTGTCAGCTCAATGGACTCACCCTGGCCTGCGCCAGCAGACTGAGCCGCTGCCTTGCCCGCAGCGCCGCTCTTGCCAGCGGAACTGGTGCCAGCGGAACTGGAGGATCGCGAAGCCGAACTTGACCCCGTGCGCTCCGCGCGTCCTTTGTTAACTCCCAGGTTTTTGATGTCCATCGGTCATCATGCGATCAAAACGCTAGAACCTTCTACCGAATCTTAGCCTAACGGCGAAGGCAAGGGTAACTGAAAAGC includes the following:
- the flgM gene encoding flagellar biosynthesis anti-sigma factor FlgM, with protein sequence MDIKNLGVNKGRAERTGSSSASRSSSSAGTSSAGKSGAAGKAAAQSAGAGQGESIELTAIARALSAAQADAANPPFDAERVQEIRDAISEGRYPIDNRRLADKLIELEGLLD